The window CTGGGTTCCGTAAACGGAAAAAAGTGAGGTCTGATTCTGCTGGAAACATTTTTGCCAAACAATATGGAAGCAAATTGAGATAGCATATCCTTCATATCTGCCAGCGAAATGCCTTTATCTACAACGAGCGCTTCTACTTGATGAAAAACGGGGGAGTGGGAGGGATCTGGTTTATCGTTTCTATAACAGCGTCCTGGGGAAATTATTTTTATCGGAGGAGCATATTTTTCCATAACCCGCACTTGCACAGTGGAAGTATGAGTTCTTAAAAGTCCGCCATTTTCCAGATAAAAAGTATCGGCAAGATTACGCGAAGGGTGATCCGGAGGTGTATTGAGAGCATCAAAATTGTGAAAATCATCATCAATGTCTGGTCCTTCAGCAATTTCAAAACCCAAACCCAAAAAGACCTCATCGATTTCACGACGGATAATAGTTAAGGGATGTAACCCCCCGCGGGAACTAAAAATTCCAGGCATAGTGAGGTCTATGGCATTGTTTGTCTCACTTTTTTTCCAGGCATTTTCTTTGATAGCTCTATTTTGCTGTTCCAGAAGCTCTTCTATGCTTTTACGAGTGGCATTGATCAAATTTCCAAAAGCGGGACGTTCCTCCGCCGGAAGATCTTTCATTTTTGCATAGAAAGAGCTAAGTAAACTTTTTTTACCGAGATATTTGGCTTTTACATTCAATAGATCATTGGGATTATGGCAAGCTGATATATCTTGCTTTGCCTGTTGAATGAGTTCTTTCAGTTCTTCTTCCACTTTTCCTCGTTTATTTTCTTAGCACGCTAACTATAGATAAGGCAGATATAGGATTAGAAGGATGGAATCAGGATATCTTTTCCATTCCAGTTATCGTTTGGAATGCTAATCTGTTCCATTAGTATAATCCTAATATTAATTCATTCATCCTTTGGCTATTTCTACCAGTTTGGCAAACGCGGGAGCATCATGCCATGCCAGATGTGCCAGGGTTTTTCTGTTTATTTGGATATTTGCCTTATGCAATCCATTGATAAACTGGCTGTAGCTCATATCGTTCAATCGGCAGGCAGCATTAATTCTGGTAATCCACAAACTTCTAAACTGACGCTTTTTCAGTTTTCGATGGGCAAAAGAGAAAGCCATAGCTCGTTCAACTGTTTGTCTGGCGGCGCGATAGGTCTTACTTCTGCCTCCAAAAAAACCACGAGCTCTCAACATATATTGTTTTCTTCTTCTATGAGCGGCAACATTATTAGTAGTTCTTGGCATTTTTATTTTCCTCCCTTTTTATAAACCCAGCATCCGATAAACTCTTTTTTCATCGGCTTTTCGGACGATTGCACTACCACGCAAAAAGCGTTTCAGTTTGGGTGATTTTTTCGTTTTAATATGCGCGCTTTTAGCATGGTGACGCACAACTTTACCAGTTCCGGTAACCTTAAATCGTTTGGCTGCCGAGCGGTTAGTTTTGATTTTAGGCATTTTTGATCTCCTTTGTTGCATTTATTCCAAACCGATATGAACTAATAAACCATCCGGCTATGGAATATGCTGGAATATTTTGTTTTTTTAGTTTATATTTATTCTATCTTGGTTTCTGTCTGTTCCTGTTCGGGTTCGTTGACTACTTCTTTTTTGGTCTCTTTAGCCAGAATCCGATCTATATCTTTTTTGGGGGTAACGACGATGGATAGCAAATTCCGATCTGAGACCGGTTCACCGTCAATATCCACAAGCTGAGCAAGATCTTCTTTTAGCTTATCTAACACCTTGTAACCAAGTTCTTTATGAGCCATTTGACGACCCCGAAAACGAACTGTAAATTTTACTTTGTTATGTTGTTTCAGGAATTTGATAGCGTTATTTTTCTTGAAATTATAATCATGTTCTTCCGTATTGGGTCCGAACTTGATTTCCTTCACTTCAACTTCATGCTGTCTTTTTCTGGCTTCTCTTGCCTTCTTTTCTTTTTCAAAATAATATTTGCTGAAATCCAGAATCCGACACACTGGGGGCTCGGCATTAGGGGATATTTCCACTAAATCAAGCTCCAAATCATCAGCTCTACGCAATGCTTCCTTCAAGGAAACTATTCCTATCTGTTTACCGTTGGGATCAATCAAACGCACTTTATCAGCGGTTATTTGGGTATTGATCCTTTCCTTCGGCACCACTTCATTCGTGCGTGCCTTTCCTTTTTTCATCCGGATTATAAGAACCTCCTTCTTACCGGAAATGAAAACAGGCGATTGTCTTTCTAATAGATAACCGCCTGCTTCACAGTAAATATATCTGTATTTTATGCTCTAAAACCTTATCAGCATTATCAACGCCATAAGGTAGAAGCAAACAGCTCCATTTTCAAAAGACATCCTTTTTGGCGATAGCAATACTGTCAATCATTTTTTCATTAAACAGAACTGGATTGTGTTGATTTTAAGAATGTTAGAAGATATTTTAGCCACTTAAGAACACCGAAAAAAGAAGCACGCAGATTGCGCGGATTGCGCAGATTAAAAAAGATAATAGCTCTGGGATGAACAGGATTTTAGGGATTGAAGAGATTTTATAAAAAATTTTAGCCACCGAAAACACCGAAGCCACCGAAAATAACTTTGCACTTTGAACTTTGAACCCCCGCACTTTGAACTAAGAACCCCCGCACTTTGAACTAAGAACTCCGGCACTTTGAACTACGAACTCCTGCACTTTGAACTTGGATAATCTCTCACAGATTACACTGATCTCACAGATTGAATTTCAAAAACAAGAACATTAACCCATTGCGAAAATAAAGGAGGGTTGACGTCCTCGTCAACCACAAAAAAATATTTATGTAGTTACCTATAATTTATAGGAAACTTGATAACTCAGTTGTCAGGGAAACGACGAGGATGTCGTCTTTCCAGTAAAAAATTCTCTCACTGATTAAAAAAGATAATAGGTCTGAGATGAACAGGATTTTAGGGATTGAAGAGATTTTATAAAAAATTTTAGCCACCGAAAACACCGAAGCCACCGAAAATAACTTTGCACTTTGAACCCCCGCACTTTGAACTAAGAACTCCCGCACTTTGCACTTTGAACCCCTGCACTTTGAACTACGAACCCCCGTTATAATTACTTTTTTCTTCTTTGGAAAACACTCCTCCTCCACACCTCATCCACTCCACCTAAACGAGGAGAGAAGGAGGAGTTGATGAGGAGATGTGTTAAGGGATTGAGCAAGCAATAACATTTGATTATCATTGACATTTTTAGGGTATTTTAATCTTCTGAGATTAAATAATTTGAACATTAAAGCGGATTACACAATAAGAGTAAATTATGCAAAAAACAGATGGAAAGTCAATTACAGATGTTAAAAAGCTGGAGCCAATAATTATTTCTGCTTCACGGGCTACGGATATACCCGCTTTTTATTCTGACTGGTTAATTGCTCGGATAAATGCGGGCT of the Candidatus Cloacimonas sp. genome contains:
- the pheS gene encoding phenylalanine--tRNA ligase subunit alpha, with product MEEELKELIQQAKQDISACHNPNDLLNVKAKYLGKKSLLSSFYAKMKDLPAEERPAFGNLINATRKSIEELLEQQNRAIKENAWKKSETNNAIDLTMPGIFSSRGGLHPLTIIRREIDEVFLGLGFEIAEGPDIDDDFHNFDALNTPPDHPSRNLADTFYLENGGLLRTHTSTVQVRVMEKYAPPIKIISPGRCYRNDKPDPSHSPVFHQVEALVVDKGISLADMKDMLSQFASILFGKNVSSRIRPHFFPFTEPSAEMDISCVVCGGTGCRVCKNSGWLEMGGAGMVDPNVFDILGIDSETYTGYAFGLGIERIAMLKYNIPDLRILYENDLKMLRQFKGELR
- the rplT gene encoding 50S ribosomal protein L20 gives rise to the protein MPRTTNNVAAHRRRKQYMLRARGFFGGRSKTYRAARQTVERAMAFSFAHRKLKKRQFRSLWITRINAACRLNDMSYSQFINGLHKANIQINRKTLAHLAWHDAPAFAKLVEIAKG
- the infC gene encoding translation initiation factor IF-3 codes for the protein MKKGKARTNEVVPKERINTQITADKVRLIDPNGKQIGIVSLKEALRRADDLELDLVEISPNAEPPVCRILDFSKYYFEKEKKAREARKRQHEVEVKEIKFGPNTEEHDYNFKKNNAIKFLKQHNKVKFTVRFRGRQMAHKELGYKVLDKLKEDLAQLVDIDGEPVSDRNLLSIVVTPKKDIDRILAKETKKEVVNEPEQEQTETKIE
- the rpmI gene encoding 50S ribosomal protein L35, translated to MPKIKTNRSAAKRFKVTGTGKVVRHHAKSAHIKTKKSPKLKRFLRGSAIVRKADEKRVYRMLGL